The Stigmatella aurantiaca DW4/3-1 genome contains the following window.
AGGCTCCGGGCGACCGTCACCGGCCCCGGGAAGAGGTGCGGGGACCAGAGGCCGGACCTCGCCAGCAGCTCCCAGACGCCCAGCAGCAGCACCAGCACTCCCAGCTTCTGCCCCCAGCGCTTCATGTGCGCCTCCCTCTCGAATGATGCATCTTCTAATGATGCATCTAATGATGCAGGCCCACGGCTTCGTCCATGGGCACGCCCACGGCTTCGGACGCCTGCAAGGGCTCCTCCACCTGGCGCATCAGCACGCGCAGGTACCGGGCCATCTCGTTGAGCTTGCGGTCCTCCAGCGAGCGGGGCATGGGCAGGTGGACTTCCAGATCCCTCACGATGCGGCCCGGGCGCGGCGCCATGAGCACCACCCGGGTGCCGAGCATCAGCGCCTCGTGGACATCGTGGGTGACGAACACCACCGTCTTCCGGGTGCGCATCCAGATGGACTGGAGCAGCTCCTGCATGTGGATGCGCGTCTGGGCATCCAATGCGGCGAAGGGCTCGTCCATCAGCAGCACGGCCGGATCCGCGGCCAGCGCGCGCGCGAGGCTGACGCGCATCTTCATGCCCCCCGAGAGCTGGTGGGGCAGGGTGTCCTCGAAGCCGGACAGGTGCACGCGCTGAATGAACTCGAGCGCGCGGGGCGTGCGCGCGGCGCGAGGCACCCCCCGGGCGGCCAGGGCGAACTTGAGGTTGCCCAGCACCGTCAGCCAAGGGAACAGGGCGGCTTCCTGGAACATGAGCAGCCGATCGGGTCCCGGCCCGCGAATCCGCTGGTCATCAAGGGAGACGGTGCCCCCGGTCGGCACCAGTTGTCCCGCGAGGGCGTACAGGAGCGTGGACTTGCCACAGCCCGAGGGGCCGAGCAGGCAGACGAACTCTCCCGAGTGGACGTTGAGGTTCACGTCCTTCAGCGCCACCACCTTGTTGGCATAGCAGTGGTCCACCTGCGCCACGGCGAGCTTCGCGCGCTGTGTCTGCGCCTGCGTGGGCCGCAGGAGCGGCAGGGACCTCTTCCATCGGGCCAACAGGGCTCGGAGCATCGGCTACAACGTAGGAATTGTCCTTACGTCGCGCTGGACGAATGGACAATGCCAGGGGGCCTGCTTGCCCGGCTGCTGGGGGCAAGCAGGAAGGGGTGGGGCCGCCTTACCAGGGGCAGTTGGCGACTTCCACGGTGCGAGTGAGGGCGGGGGCGGAGTTGCCACCGCTGTCCGTGGCCACGTAGGTGACCGTATAGGTGCCGGGGACCCAGCCGTTCACGTAGCCAGTCACCTGCACCGACTGCGAGATGTCGCCATAGCAGGCGTCCTGAGCGATGAAGCCGGGATCCACCCACTGGCTGCCGCACGTGTGCGCCACCTGCGTGCCCCCGTTCAACTGAAACACGGGGGGCAGGGTGTCCTCCACGGTGACGGTGCGGACGGCACTCGCCTCTCCATGGTGGTTCCGGGCGATGTACTGCACGGAGTAGGTGCCCTCGGCGTTCGCGTTGGGGCCAGGGCCATATGCGTCCTCACCCGAGTTGTAGCGCTCCACCGTCACGGGGCCGCAGGCATCCGTGGCCGTGGCGCCCGGGTCTTGCCAGGCGTCCACGCCGCACTCCAGCGTCAGCTCGAGGCTGCCCTGGACGGTGAGGGTGGGCGCGGGGGTCGTCTCCTCGCAGGAGAGTTCTTCGTAGCGGATCTCCAGCTTGGGCCGCCGGTTGGGATCGGTGGCCCATGTCGAGTAATACACCGTCGCATACCCACCCGAACTCAGCCGCACGCTGAGAACCTTGTCGCCCTCCACCTCGGTTTGCACGCGGGCTGCGAGTTCGGGTGTCTCGGTACGGCCCACCTGCTCCGGACGCGGC
Protein-coding sequences here:
- a CDS encoding ABC transporter ATP-binding protein; the protein is MLRALLARWKRSLPLLRPTQAQTQRAKLAVAQVDHCYANKVVALKDVNLNVHSGEFVCLLGPSGCGKSTLLYALAGQLVPTGGTVSLDDQRIRGPGPDRLLMFQEAALFPWLTVLGNLKFALAARGVPRAARTPRALEFIQRVHLSGFEDTLPHQLSGGMKMRVSLARALAADPAVLLMDEPFAALDAQTRIHMQELLQSIWMRTRKTVVFVTHDVHEALMLGTRVVLMAPRPGRIVRDLEVHLPMPRSLEDRKLNEMARYLRVLMRQVEEPLQASEAVGVPMDEAVGLHH
- a CDS encoding immunoglobulin-like domain-containing protein; this encodes MRHDAPSSVVKDLKVSPVWAGWSASAQESFLKFDLSSIPEGAQVTSATLQATAYDGMAYGGNGNTYAHFVANDAWISRTLTWDNRPSPSGDPLGGWWIWYDFPWVTPRPEQVGRTETPELAARVQTEVEGDKVLSVRLSSGGYATVYYSTWATDPNRRPKLEIRYEELSCEETTPAPTLTVQGSLELTLECGVDAWQDPGATATDACGPVTVERYNSGEDAYGPGPNANAEGTYSVQYIARNHHGEASAVRTVTVEDTLPPVFQLNGGTQVAHTCGSQWVDPGFIAQDACYGDISQSVQVTGYVNGWVPGTYTVTYVATDSGGNSAPALTRTVEVANCPW